A single window of Metallosphaera hakonensis JCM 8857 = DSM 7519 DNA harbors:
- a CDS encoding VapB-type antitoxin, translated as MKLKTRVNNENNNISKEMVKMTLTKSNDQAFNTIPSYGIRELLSQIEEKRRASNITEKRVYSILLFELST; from the coding sequence GTGAAACTGAAAACTAGGGTAAACAACGAAAATAATAACATTTCAAAGGAAATGGTAAAGATGACGTTAACCAAATCTAATGATCAAGCCTTTAATACGATACCGTCTTACGGCATAAGAGAACTCTTGTCACAAATTGAGGAAAAGAGGAGGGCAAGTAATATAACAGAAAAACGGGTATATAGTATTTTACTCTTTGAATTGTCTACGTGA
- a CDS encoding MFS transporter, with protein MKSLVELSRPKRLVRIIPIVLVLYLINFLDRVNISYAIDAGMFQYLGVPSAQVGVIASLASSLFFVGYFIPQIFSNLGINKYGARRIFVIAFTAWGIITLLTGFVTNVVQVEVLRFLLGVAEGPFYAGVIFYLSIWFLKPERATANSLFNAAIPISGIIGGLIAGSIFAVYGDYPGWRYLFWYEGVLALIGALIAYALLTDFPRDAKWLSKEEKEAFEKAKAEEDAEKIKVKWTSALGNRDVILLALVYFLGVTSLYGYSIWLPSIITYIAKVNASVASFLSIIPYIIASIALIFIARYSDTHQNHKLITTLVFMVAGLGLALSSATVSVVFLSFALFAVAAIGIYSFLSPFWAIPQKSLHGDAAAASIGFINAVGNLGGIAGPIIVGFLKTYTGSFVPGVYAMALFAFLGGVVITLVRSK; from the coding sequence ATGAAGTCTCTAGTTGAGCTCTCCAGGCCCAAGAGGCTTGTGAGGATAATCCCCATCGTTCTAGTTCTATATCTCATAAATTTTCTGGACAGAGTAAATATCTCCTACGCCATTGACGCTGGGATGTTCCAGTACTTGGGAGTACCCTCAGCTCAGGTCGGAGTGATAGCCTCCTTAGCCAGTTCCCTCTTCTTCGTGGGCTACTTCATCCCCCAGATCTTCTCGAACTTGGGTATCAACAAGTATGGCGCCAGAAGGATATTCGTCATAGCCTTCACGGCGTGGGGCATTATAACGTTGTTGACGGGCTTCGTGACCAACGTAGTCCAAGTGGAGGTCCTGAGGTTCCTTTTGGGAGTAGCGGAGGGGCCCTTCTACGCCGGTGTAATATTTTACCTTAGCATATGGTTCCTCAAGCCCGAAAGGGCCACGGCCAACAGCCTGTTTAACGCGGCCATTCCCATCTCCGGGATAATTGGAGGTCTAATAGCCGGATCCATCTTTGCCGTTTACGGGGATTACCCGGGCTGGCGCTACCTTTTCTGGTATGAGGGAGTCCTGGCCTTGATAGGGGCGTTAATTGCCTATGCCCTTCTTACCGATTTCCCAAGGGACGCTAAGTGGTTATCCAAGGAGGAGAAGGAGGCCTTTGAGAAGGCCAAGGCGGAGGAGGACGCGGAGAAGATTAAGGTGAAGTGGACCTCTGCGCTGGGTAATAGGGACGTCATATTGCTTGCGCTGGTGTACTTCCTTGGAGTGACTAGCCTTTACGGTTACTCCATCTGGTTGCCCAGCATAATAACTTACATAGCTAAGGTCAACGCTAGCGTGGCGAGTTTCCTGTCCATAATACCCTACATCATAGCTTCCATAGCCCTTATCTTCATAGCCAGGTATAGTGACACCCATCAAAATCATAAGTTGATCACGACCCTGGTCTTCATGGTTGCGGGTTTGGGTCTAGCTCTGAGCTCTGCCACCGTCAGCGTCGTGTTCCTATCTTTCGCCCTCTTCGCAGTTGCAGCCATAGGGATATACAGCTTCCTGTCCCCCTTCTGGGCCATTCCGCAGAAGTCCCTGCATGGGGACGCAGCCGCAGCCTCCATAGGCTTCATAAACGCTGTGGGGAACCTGGGCGGAATCGCGGGTCCCATTATAGTGGGTTTCTTAAAGACCTACACCGGGTCATTCGTTCCCGGGGTTTATGCCATGGCACTGTTCGCGTTCTTGGGAGGGGTAGTGATCACTCTAGTGAGAAGTAAGTAA
- a CDS encoding MFS transporter produces MKGITVGWFGTFLQLTVRLSWGVIVVPISRILNLNPVQMGLVATFFYIGYVVFSVPWGLIIDRIGPVNAMIISSVPLIGLNLLLFFEISYPLLLTVYLIEGLIASAIFPSAMKIVSVLHGKDRRLTFYVALLESASPVTILTLSFLAGLLLDLWKFFFLGMAITFSVFSLTALSLKIRVEPNPVRRSFTVILRKDIFLATLLRLGELWATWGTTTWIFSMLILYRGAPPGLSTVFLGLFGLGQLLGILSVERVVERLGDISVIMINLVGFIIISLLIVVSPLTLVLVEALFLGVCSFAYRPPTDSLIMKIAGVGSAATSIGYANAVSQIGTMIAPVLVGVILSITRSFAISMFGIDTGCVVGIIALMILRGGLKNGDS; encoded by the coding sequence ATGAAAGGGATAACCGTGGGATGGTTTGGAACTTTCCTTCAATTGACGGTCAGGTTGAGCTGGGGGGTGATCGTGGTTCCCATCTCGAGGATCTTGAACCTGAATCCGGTTCAGATGGGCCTAGTGGCGACCTTCTTCTACATAGGATACGTGGTGTTCTCTGTTCCCTGGGGTCTTATCATAGATAGGATAGGTCCCGTGAACGCTATGATCATCTCGTCCGTTCCCTTGATTGGCTTAAATCTGCTTCTCTTCTTTGAAATTAGCTATCCGCTCCTCTTGACAGTGTATTTGATCGAGGGTCTAATAGCCTCAGCCATATTTCCTTCAGCCATGAAGATCGTCTCAGTTCTTCACGGTAAGGATAGAAGGTTGACCTTTTACGTGGCCCTCCTTGAGAGCGCTTCGCCTGTAACCATACTAACGTTGAGTTTCCTGGCAGGCCTCCTCCTAGATTTATGGAAGTTCTTCTTCCTGGGAATGGCCATCACGTTCTCGGTGTTCAGCTTAACCGCCCTCTCCCTGAAAATAAGGGTGGAGCCTAACCCCGTGAGAAGGTCCTTCACAGTGATCTTGAGGAAGGACATCTTCTTGGCAACATTATTGAGATTGGGGGAACTCTGGGCCACATGGGGAACGACAACCTGGATATTTTCAATGCTGATCCTTTACAGAGGTGCCCCTCCAGGACTCTCCACTGTGTTCCTGGGACTCTTCGGGTTAGGGCAATTGCTCGGAATATTATCTGTGGAGAGAGTGGTTGAGAGATTAGGAGATATTTCCGTGATTATGATAAATTTAGTTGGTTTCATTATAATATCGTTACTCATAGTCGTCTCTCCCCTAACACTGGTCTTGGTGGAGGCGCTCTTCTTAGGGGTCTGTTCCTTCGCATACAGACCCCCCACGGATTCCCTCATCATGAAAATCGCCGGAGTTGGAAGTGCCGCGACATCCATAGGTTACGCTAACGCCGTGTCCCAGATCGGCACCATGATAGCTCCAGTGCTCGTGGGGGTGATTCTCTCCATTACAAGAAGCTTCGCGATCTCCATGTTCGGGATAGACACTGGATGTGTGGTTGGGATAATCGCCTTGATGATCCTGAGAGGTGGTTTGAAAAACGGTGATAGTTAA
- a CDS encoding CBS domain-containing protein gives MALEIKHRRLTKPLLAEPGNTVRELVENMRREQKLIALIVDGKSVIGTITVEKLERLLSKGFDGPVVNVMNRNVVTVSGEEDYLDLLSLLLKNKLDCLVVMKKNKVNGVLTLHDILYAIQKSAVL, from the coding sequence ATGGCACTGGAAATAAAGCATAGGAGACTTACCAAGCCCCTTCTCGCAGAGCCTGGTAACACAGTTAGGGAATTAGTGGAGAACATGAGGAGGGAGCAGAAACTTATTGCCCTCATAGTTGACGGAAAATCGGTAATAGGAACCATAACCGTAGAGAAATTAGAACGTCTCCTATCCAAGGGCTTCGATGGACCGGTTGTAAACGTGATGAACCGGAACGTGGTGACGGTATCAGGGGAAGAAGACTACCTGGATTTGTTGTCCCTACTCCTTAAAAACAAACTTGACTGTCTCGTGGTTATGAAGAAGAACAAGGTGAACGGAGTTCTAACTCTCCACGACATTCTATACGCAATTCAAAAGAGCGCGGTGCTTTGA
- the hjc gene encoding Holliday junction resolvase Hjc — MNKDVGRNAERELVSILREAGFNSVRIPTSNSSSNPLPDVFATKGEVLLAIEVKSTWEEKVKVRSLQVAKLMGFLSMFPMRGVPMIAVKFKKIREWRYVVVSEITDVNVTIENSKPMDELFAEKVHWAKETREDTVLV; from the coding sequence ATGAACAAAGACGTGGGAAGAAACGCTGAGAGGGAGCTCGTTTCTATTCTAAGGGAGGCCGGATTCAACTCGGTTAGGATCCCAACATCTAACTCCTCCAGTAACCCTTTGCCTGACGTTTTTGCCACTAAGGGAGAGGTTCTCTTGGCCATTGAGGTTAAGAGCACGTGGGAGGAAAAGGTTAAGGTAAGATCGTTGCAGGTAGCGAAATTGATGGGTTTCCTTTCAATGTTTCCAATGCGTGGAGTCCCCATGATAGCCGTGAAGTTCAAGAAGATAAGGGAGTGGAGATACGTCGTAGTAAGCGAGATAACCGACGTGAACGTCACTATCGAGAACAGTAAGCCCATGGATGAACTATTTGCTGAAAAAGTGCATTGGGCGAAGGAGACGAGAGAGGACACCGTGTTGGTTTAA
- a CDS encoding transposase produces MQGAINSLNELNGSSRSEPQFEGNINRGLGRGNIMEKVLHTEKDVLLKANGVFPWEKFRERLESLYRRKPKWDVILLFKTLLIKYVYDISWNNLEGEIRDSQKFREFLGEKVPPKSTVFLFYKKLHETVKGEEVMWTTLMVELNSLDEVIKRYQEKGFELQVGREKTTSTKSTT; encoded by the coding sequence ATGCAGGGGGCAATAAATTCTCTGAACGAGTTGAACGGGTCGTCTAGGTCGGAACCTCAATTTGAGGGTAATATTAATAGGGGATTGGGTCGAGGTAATATCATGGAAAAGGTGCTCCATACCGAGAAGGACGTCCTGTTGAAGGCGAATGGGGTTTTCCCGTGGGAGAAGTTCAGGGAGAGGTTGGAGTCGCTCTACCGCAGGAAGCCCAAGTGGGACGTGATCCTGCTCTTCAAGACCCTCCTGATCAAGTACGTCTACGACATATCCTGGAACAACCTGGAGGGGGAGATAAGGGATAGTCAGAAGTTCAGGGAGTTCCTTGGGGAGAAGGTACCTCCCAAGAGCACGGTCTTCCTGTTCTACAAGAAGCTTCATGAGACCGTGAAGGGAGAGGAGGTCATGTGGACCACGCTCATGGTCGAGCTCAACTCACTTGATGAGGTCATAAAAAGGTACCAAGAGAAGGGCTTCGAACTGCAGGTGGGGAGAGAAAAAACGACGAGTACGAAGAGTACTACGTGA